The following coding sequences lie in one Melospiza melodia melodia isolate bMelMel2 chromosome 10, bMelMel2.pri, whole genome shotgun sequence genomic window:
- the RBM5 gene encoding RNA-binding protein 5 has translation MGSDKRVSRTERSGRYGSIVEREDRDERESRSRRRDDYKRSSEERRGDRYDDYRDYDSRDYDNRDYDSRDSRDCRDYDSRDYDSRDSRVCRDYDSRDSRDCRDYDSRDCRDYDSRDSRDYDCRDYDSRDCRDYDSRDSRDYDRDYDSRDYDSPERERERRNSDKSEDGYHSDGDYGEHDYRNDINDEKESKTIMLRGLPITVTENDIRELIESFEGPQPADVRLMKRKTGVSRGFAFVEFYHFQDATSWMEANQKKLVIQGKQIAMHYSNPRPKFEDWLCNKCCLYNFRRRLKCFRCGADKFDSEQEVPPGAAEAVQSVDYYCDTIILRNIAPHTVVESIMTALSPYASLAVNNIRLIKDKQTQQNRGFAFVQLSSAMDASQLLQILQSLQPPLKIDGKTIGVDFAKSARKDLLLPDGNRVSAFSVASTAIAAAQWSSTQPQTGEGSTLDYSYLQSGQEGYSQYAQYSQDYQQYYQNQGGVLDTDTATISGAPVTTTTAAVVSQSPQLYNQQTNSPDSPTQSAPPTTSTQAQAAPPTGVVPGTKYAVPDTSTYQYDESSGYYYDPITGLYYDPNSQYYYNALTQQYLYWDGEKETYMPAAEGVTYQQTATTTTTKEVKEKKEKPKSKTAQQIAKDMERWAKSLNKQKENFKNSFQPLSTREEERKESAAADAGFALFEKKGALSERQQILPEVLKNGDDENPLKRGLVAAYSGDSDNDEDLLERMENEEEKLTDWKKMACLLCRRQFPNKDALIRHQQLSDLHKQNMDIYRRSKLSEQELEALELREREMKYRDRAAERREKYGIPEPPEPKRKKVYDAGTVNYEQPTKDGLDNSNIGNKMLQAMGWREGSGLGRKCQGITAPIEAQVRMRGAGLGAKGSSYGVSTADSYKDAVRKAMFARFTEME, from the exons ATGGGCTCGGACAAGCG GGTGAGCCGGACGGAGCGGAGCGGCCGCTACGGCTCCATCGTGGAGAGGGAGGACCGCGACGAGCGGGAGTCCCGCAGCCGGCGGAGGGATGACTACAAGAGGTCCAGCGAGGAGCGCCGCGGTGACCGCTATGATGACTATCGCGACTACGATAGCAGAGACTACGACAACCGAGACTACGACAGCCGCGATAGCCGAGACTGCCGCGACTACGACAGTCGGGACTACGACAGCCGAGACAGCCGGGTCTGCCGAGACTACGATAGTCGCGACAGCCGCGATTGCCGAGACTACGATAGCCGAGATTGCCGCGACTACGACAGCCGGGACAGCCGAGACTACGATTGCCGGGACTACGATAGTCGGGATTGCCGAGACTACGACAGTCGCGATAGCCGAGACTATGATAGAGACTACGACAGCCGCGATTACGATAGCCCCGag AGGGAGCGGGAGCGCAGGAACAGCGACAAGTCGGAGGACGGGTACCATTCCGATGGCGACTACGGCGAGCACGACTACCGGAACGATATTAACGATGAGAAAGAAAGCAAGACCATCATGTTGCGTGGGCTCCCCATCACGGTCACGGAGAACGAT ATTCGTGAGCTTATTGAGTCCTTTGAAGGTCCTCAGCCTGCAGACGTGAGGCTGATGAAGAGAAAGACAG GTGTAAGCCGTGGTTTCGCCTTCGTGGAGTTTTATCACTTTCAAGATGCTACCAGCTGGATGGAAGCCAATCAG AAAAAGCTGGTGATCCAAGGGAAGCAGATTGCAATGCACTACAGCAACCCAAGGCCTAAATTTGAGGATTGGCTCTGCAACAAG TGCTGCCTTTACAACTTCAGGAGGAGGCTCAAATGCTTCCGCTGTGGAGCGGACAAGTTTG ATTCGGAACAGGAGGTACCACCTGGGGCAGCAGAAGCCGTTCAGTCTGTGGATTATTACTGTGATA CCATCATTCTTCGAAACATTGCTCCTCACACAGTGGTGGAATCCATCATGACTGCCTTGTCCCCCTATGCCTCTCTGGCCGTCAATAATATTCGTCTCATCAAAGACAAGCAGACTCAGCAGAACAGAGGCTTTGCGTTTGTGCAGCTGTCTTCTGCCATG gatgCTTCTCAACTGCTACAAATTTTACAAAGTCTTCAGCCACCGCTAAAAATTGATGGCAAAACAATTGGTGTTGACTTTGCAAAGAGTGCCAGAAA AGACCTGCTTCTCCCAGACGGTAACAGAGTCAGCGCCTTCTCTGTGGCAAGTACAGCCATTGCTGCAGCCCAGTGGTCATCCACCCAG CCACAGACTGGAGAGGGCAGCACCCTTGACTACAGCTATCTCCAGTCAGGACAGGAGGGATACTCACAGTATGCTCAG TATTCCCAGGATTATCAGCAGTACTACCAAAATCAAGGAGGAGTGTTGGACACAGACACAGCTACCATATCAG GAGCTCCGGTCACTACAACAACAGCTGCAGTCGTGTCCCAGAGTCCTCAGCTGTACAATCAGCAGACAAACTCACCTGACTCTCCG acacAATCAGCACCACCTACCACTAGCACTcaggcacaggcagctcctccGACTGGCGTAGTGCCTGGAACCAAGTACG CTGTCCCTGATACTTCCACCTACCAATATGATGAATCTTCAGGATATTATTATGATCCTATAACAGGGCTCTACTATGATCCTAATTCCCAG TATTACTACAATGCCTTAACACAGCAGTACCTGTACTGGGATGGCGAAAAGGAGACCTACATGCCTGCAGCAGAAGGTGTCACGTACCAACAGACAGCTACCACAACCACCACCAAAGAagtgaaagagaagaaagagaaacCTAAAAGTAAAACAGCCCAACAG ATTGCTAAAGACATGGAGCGCTGGGCAAAGAGTTTGAACAAGCAGAAAGAGAACTTCAAGAACAGCTTCCAGCCACTGAGTACCAGGGAGGAGGAGCGGAAGGAATCAGCAGCTGCAGATGCAGGCTTTGCCCTCTTTGAGAAAAAG GGAGCTCTGTCTGAGCGACAGCAGATCTTGCCAGAGGTGTTGAAAAATGGAGATGATGAAAATCCACTAAAG CGTGGCCTTGTGGCTGCCTACAGTGGTGACAGCGATAACGATGAGGACTTGCTGGAAAGAATGGAGAATGAGGAGGAGAAGCTGACTGACTGGAAGAAGATGGCTTGTCTGCTGTGTAGAAGGCAGTTCCCAAACAAAGATGCTCTGATTCGTCACCAGCAGCTGTCTGACTTGCACAAG CAAAACATGGATATCTACAGGAGATCGAAGCTTTCCGAGCAGGAACTTGAAGCCTTGGAGCTGCGTGAGAGAGAG ATGAAATACAGAGACAGAGCAGCTGAGAGGCGGGAAAAGTACGGCATCCCCGAGCCGCCGGAGCCCAAGCGCAAGAAGGTCTACGATGCAGGCACAGT GAATTATGAGCAGCCCACCAAAGATGGCCTTGACAACAGTAATATCGGGAACAAGATGCTGCAGGCCATGGGCTGGAGGGAAGGTTCAGGCTTGGGAAGGAAGTGTCAGGGCATCACAGCACCCATTGAG GCCCAGGTACGAATGAGAGGAGCTGGCTTGGGAGCCAAGGGCAGCTCCTACGGCGTCTCCACGGCGGATTCGTACAAAGACGCGGTGCGGAAAGCCATGTTCGCTCGCTTCACGGAGATGGAGTGA
- the PARP3 gene encoding protein mono-ADP-ribosyltransferase PARP3 has protein sequence MASKRQASSSKQPDSREKKPKVEEEDDTWSSTLATLKTAAKEKPPATIDGLCPLSSAPGARVYEDYDCTLNQTNISANNNKFYILQLLEHDGAYSVWSRWGRVGEPGQSKLMPCASLEAAKKDFEKKFREKTKNSWATRENFVAHPGKYTLIEVQPGAGQEVEATLRVDAVDGDKVCKQRVLPCTLDRATQDLVSLIFSSDMFRDAMQTMNIDVKKMPLGKLSKQQIARGFEALEELEAALREQPPQATRLEELSSRFYTIVPHNFGRARPPTINSPELLRAKKDMLLVLADIELAQSLQAQKEKEEEEKEVAHPLDQDYALLCCQLSLLDPASREYQLIQTYVMQTGRKLHILNIWQVARDGEDERFKAHELLEHRRLLWHGTSVAVVAAILRSGLRIMPHSGGRVGRGIYFASENSKSASYVGRTSKNVGIMFLSEVALGKPYRITSDDPTLREPPAGYDSVLACGRTEPDPAQDEEMLLDGKKVLVCQGKPIPMPAYKDSSFSQSEYLIYKESQCRLRYLVQLRF, from the exons ATGGCTTCCAAGCGCCAAGCTTCCTCCTCGAAGCAGCCAGACAGCAGGGAAAAGAAACCGAAAGTGGAAGAGGAGGACGACACCTGGAGCTCCACCTTGGCAACCCTGAAAACCGCTGCCAAGGAGAAGCCGCCCGCCACGATTGATGGGCTGTGCCCGCTGAGCTCAGCACCGGGTGCCCGg GTCTATGAGGACTATGACTGCACCCTGAACCAGACCAACATCAGTGCCAACAACAACAAGTTCTACATcctccagctcctggagcacGATGGTGCCTACAGTGTCTGGAGCCGCTGGGGCCGCGTG GGAGAGCCAGGCCAGTCCAAGCTCATGCCCTGTGCCTCCCTGGAGGCCGCCAAGAAGGACTTTGAGAAGAAGTTTCGGGAGAAGACCAAGAACAGCTGGGCAACAAGGGAGAACTTTGTTGCCCACCCTGGGAAGTACACGCTCATTGAGGtgcagccaggggctgggcaggaggtgGAGGCTACACTCAGG GTGGATGCCGTGGATGGGGACAAGGTGTGCAAGCAGCGGGTGCTGCCCTGCACCTTGGACAGAGCCACGCAGGACCTGGTGTCCCTGATCTTCAGCAGTGACATGTTCCGGGATGCCATGCAGACCATGAACATCG ATGTGAAGAAGATGCCTCTGGGGAAGCTGAGCAAGCAGCAGATAGCAAGGGGCTTTGAGgcactggaggagctggaggcagctctgaggGAGCAGCCCCCCCAGGCCACCCGCCTGGAGGAACTCTCCTCACGCTTCTACACCATTGTCCCACACAACTTTGGGCGGGCACGGCCACCCACCATCAACTCCCCTGAGCTGCTGCGTGCCAAGAAGGACATGCTGCTG gTGCTGGCTGACATTGAGCTTGCACAGAGCCTGCAGGCTcagaaagagaaggaggaggaggagaaagaagtTGCCCATCCACTGGATCAGGATTATGCCCTGCTGTGTTGCCAGCTCTCCCTGCTTGACCCGGCCTCCCGGGAATACCAG CTGATCCAGACCTATGTGATGCAGACTGGGCGCAAACTCCACATCCTCAACATCTGGCAGGTGGCCCGAGATGGCGAG GATGAGCGTTTCAAGGCCCACGAGCTGCTGGAGCACCGGCGGCTGCTGTGGCACGGCACGAGCGTGGCGGTGGTGGCGGCCATCCTGAGGAGCGGGCTGCGCATCATGCCCCACTCCGGCGGCCGCGTGGGCAGGGGCATCTACTTTGCCTCTGAGAACAGCAAGTCAGCCAGCTATG TGGGCCGTACATCTAAGAATGTTGGCATCATGTTCCTGTCGGAGGTGGCCCTGGGCAAGCCCTACCGCATCACCAGCGACGACCCCACGCTGCGTGAGCCACCTGCTGGCTATGACAGTGTCCTGGCCTGTGGCCGCACGGAGCCGG ATCCTGCACAGGACGAGGAGATGCTGCTGGATGGCAAGAAGGTGCTGGTGTGCCAAGGCAAGCCCATCCCCATGCCCGCCTACAAGGACTCCTCCTTCAGCCAGAGCGAGTACCTCATCTACAAGGAGAGCCAGTGCCGGCTCCGCTACCTTGTGCAGCTCCGCTTCTGA